GCCTAACGCATTGGCAGCGACGACCTGCATCGGCTCGGGTGCGCCAGCCAGCACACCAATCAGGGGAGCTTCCGAAGTCGTCGCCAGATCGACGAGGGCCTGGTAAAGACCCGAATGTTCAGCCGCCCGACTGGGGTCTGCTAGCGCTTGCAATACAGGACCAACGAGCGCTGGACCCGCTTGTTCGAGTCGCACAATCGCGCTCGAAGCGGCTTCGAAGTCGGAATTGCTAAGAATCTTCACGAGTGCCGCGAGTCGAGCCGGATCTTCAGCCAGCTTACGAGCCGCAGTCAGGACCAGTGTCGAGACCTGTTGCCCTTCCGGTTGCAGGTCGACCGTGGTGCTGAGCTTGAGGAAATAGTCCGAACCAAGCTTGCCCACGAGGGGGGCCAGGTCTTCTTCCGGAAACTTGGCATCCAGGAACTTCGTCAGATAGCGTTTGGCTTCGTCATCGCGGCCGAAGTTTTGCACCGCCAAGGCAGCTTGCAGAATAGCTTCAGGTGTCTTGGGGTTCGACTCGCGCAGTTGCAGAATCACCTCGGATTCCGCACGCGGGATGTCAGCCGCTTCGCCTGCTTCTCTCTTCGTAGGTTTTGGATCCCCGGCCCCATCACCAAACGGATCGGCGCCACCTTTGCCCGGCGGCGGTTGCGCGCCAACCTGCAGCAGCCACACCGGGCTCGAAAGTAGCAGCAGGCCGCCACACCAGAGGATTTTGGCGAGCAGCGATGGAGCAGGAGAATTGATCATAAAGAGCGAAACTTCGGCGAGTGGAAACGATCTCGCAGCACCCTTGGTGCGCGCGACGGCTATTTCTCTAGCGTAATTGCTCCTTCGTCGGATTTCAGGACTGCCGGGTCTGTTTGATACAACCGGCTTCGCCAGATCTCGATCTGGCGGCGAACTTCACTGGGAGCAGTCGAACCGTAGCTGCGAAACGCGGCCACGGCCTTATCGACCCCCAGAATCTCGCGCACGCTTTCATCCAGGTCCGGATGGGCGGCTTGTAGCGTCTCTAACGGCAACTCAGCCAGCGAGACCCCTTGTTGCATGGCCTGATTCACCAGCGAACCTACCAGGTGATGGGCCGTCCGCTGGGCGATTCCCTTTTGAATCAAGTATTCCATCAACGTGGTCGCGTCGAGATAGCCGCGGTCCAGTTTCGCGGCGATCCCTTCGCGGTTGAGCTTCGCGCCAGCCACCAATGGAGCCGCTAATTCCAAACATAGCTCGACGGTTTCAAATGAGTCGAATAGCGGTGGCTTGTCTTCTTGCAGGTCGCGGTTGTACGCCAGCGGCAAGCCTTTAATCAGCACCAGCAAAGTTTGCAGATGGCCAATGACACGGGCCGATTTGCCGCGAGTCAGTTCCAGCACATCGGGATTGATCTTTTGCGGCATGATCGACGAGCCGGTGCAGAACTCGTGCGGCAACTTGAGGAAGTTGAACTCGGCAGTCGACCACAGAATCCATTCTTCGGCCCAGGTGCTCAGGTGGGCGGCAATCAGCGAGAGAACGAACGCCGATTCCACGACGAAATCACGGTCGCTACTCACATCGAGGCTGTTGCCGGCCACGCTATCGAACTTCAGCCGCTGCATGACATCGTGGCGGTCGATGGGAAGTGTCGTGCCCGCGAGCGCGGCAGCGCCGAGTGAGCAGACGTTCGTCCGTTTGCGGCAATCTTTCACCCGGTCGATATCGCGGGCCAGTTTTTCGCAGTAAGCCAACCAATAGTGCGGCGCGAGCACCGGTTGGGCCCGCTGCATGTGCGTATAGCCGGGCAGAATGACCTCGAAGTCACCCTCGCAGCGGTCGAAGAACGCCCGCTGCAGGTTCTCGAGACCGTCCTTGATCCGGTCGAGGGCGTCGCGAACCCAGAGCCGCAGATCGGTAGCAACTTGATCGTTTCGACTGCGGCCGGTGTGCAACTTGCGGCCCACATCCCCCAGACGCTCGATCAGCGCCTGTTCGATGTGCATGTGGATGTCTTCGAGCGCGATGCTGAACGGAAATACGTCGTGCTCAATTTCCTTGCCAATCTGCTGAAGGGTCGCGCAGATCTGGTCCCGCTCATGTGGCGTCAATACGCCCACTTCTGCCAGCATCTGGGCATGGGCGGTGCTTCCCTGAATATCGTGCGCATAGAGGCGGCGGTCGAAGCTGATGCTCTCGGTAAATCGCTCAACTCGGCGATCGGTCGCCTGCGTGAAAACCCCGCTACGGGAAGGAGTTGCCAATCGGGGACTCGCGAAAATAGGGAGGTGACGGGACGGATTTGAAGAGGCGTTCCATCCATGAAAACAACCGCTAAATTGCAGTCGTTCTAGCTCTCAGGAGAGTGATAAGCATTGTCATGCTAGAAACGCGGGCCAACGTTGTCAACGAGCGGCAAGCCGGTGTTTCGCCTAAAGAACGGGCACGCTAGTCAGACAATCGTGCAGAGTGCGGGTTCGTTCACCTGCGGAGATTACTTTTTCGACCCGATTCGGCCTGCTGAAAGGGGAAGTGCGAATAGCAAGGCTCATCGGACTCGATCGCGAGACAGTGGAAGATAGTCAGCCCTAGCCGACAAGCTGAGGAGCCTGAATCGGCCCACGACCAGGTTGAGATGAAAATCGCAGTCTCCGCGACGGCTCAATTCAGCTCGCGCTAACGAACGTAGGTTCAGGCGGGCTATTGAAAGAAGCGGGGATGTAATAGGACTGCCCGAATCACGCTGCAGCGGGCGAAGTCGTGGCTTCCCGCAATTGCGTGGCGAGGTCGCGGATCTCTTGCTCGTAGCGGCGACGTTCGTCGTGCAGGTTTTGCCGCGAAGCGCGCAGTTCCTGCTGCTCGGATTCGAGCTGTTGTTCTCGTTCGACCAACTGCCGAGCCTGCTGTTCGATGCCGGCCTGGCGAGCCGAGCCCCAGTTGCGAACTTCCTGCCGTTCGGCGGTGAGCAACTGATGCTGCCCTTGCAGTCGCTCGGCCAATTGGACGAGCTCGTCCTTTTGCTTGGTAAGGGCCTTCTGCTCCTGTTCGTACTGCTGACTGAGTTGTAGCCGGAGTGAAGCGATCGAGCGGGTGATTTCGGCACTACTCAGCCGCCCGGTGATTTGGGCCCACAGTTGCTCGGCAATCAGCCGCATTTCGAGCGACTGGCGATGGACCAGCCCGATTTCGGTTCGCATTTGCTCCATGGCCACGCGTTGACGCTCGACAATTGCTTCGCGACTTTCGAGTTCCCGCTTGCGTGACACAAATTCCAAGTCGATCGCTTGCAGGCGTTCATCCCAGGCAGCTCGTTCTCGCTGCAGTTGGTTGGTCCCTTGCACGCGCATCCGTTCGAAGTCGACGCGTTCTTGATCGAGCCGCTGCTGCTGCTCGCGCAGAACTTGCTCGCCTGTCTCCAACTTGCGGCGACGACCGGCGATCTCAAAATCGAGCTCTTGCCGTTCTTCTGCCACTGCGCGAGTCCAAACTTCTTCGGCCCGTTCGCGCTGCTGGCGGGCAGCGGCTTCTTCATGTTTCTGCTGCAATTGCCAAAGGGACTGGGCGTGCGAAAAGGCCGCAGCTTGCCGATCGAGTTCCTGGCGGCGCTGGCGCAGTTGCAGATCGAGGGCCTTCAGTTCTTGTTCGCGGGTGATGATCTGCTCGGCCCGTTCATCGAGCGTCTGAACCTGCTGCTCGCCGATGGCCACTTCGCTCGACCGCTGCTGCAGGTCTTCCACTTGCCGGCAGAGTTCCCCTTCGCGCTGTTGAAACTCATATTCTCGCTCGCGCTGCCAGAGGCGGGCAGAACGGAGGTCGGCTTCGAGTTGGGCAATGCGGGCGTTGAGTTGCGATTCGCGGCGGTCGACTTCCGTCAGCCGGGCTTTCAAGTGTCCTGCTAACTGAGCAGCCTGTAGTTGCAACTGTTCTTCGCGGAGGGCCAGATCTTGCAGCGGGTCGCGCGGGACTGCTGTGGCGTGAAAAATCTCGTCGTTCTCGGCGGCGGCGGTCAGGGCTGAATCGGCCAAGGCCGCCATCATTTCGGGCGTTGTCGTGGCAGCTGAACCGGTCCCCTCATGGGCTGCATCGATGCGATGGGGCGAAACCGACTGGTCCCTAGACGACAGAGTCTCGCTAGCAGTGGTTGCTGCGTCCTTAGTCTTGCCGGCGCGAGTTTTGGTCATGGTATCGGTCTCCGGCATACTCTCGGCCAGCAGGCCCGGTCAGCTGTCCGGGCTTAGCAGTCGTCAAGGTCCGCGCAATCGTTAAAGCTTCTCGCGTTCAATCGGCAAAATCGGACCCGAACATCAGTCCGTTGTTCCCAGAACCGGTGAATTGGTGGCCACAGCCTACCCACGTCGCCGAAGTTCTTTGGGCTAAGGCTGCCCAGCCCCGCTAGCAGGCGATGCTTGCGTCTGTCCGCGGCGCGTGCGACAATCCCGCCCCAGCGAAGCCGGTCTTGTGACCTGCCCCCGCATCCCGCCGGAGATCCCCGTTCATGAAGCTTGTACCCCTGGGCGACAAAGTCATCATTCGACGCCTACCTGCCGAAGAACGAACCGCGGGGGGCATCGTCCTGCCCGACTCCGCCCGCGAGAAGCCGCAGCAGGGTCGCGTCCTCTCTGTCGGCGATGGTGCCCTCCTCAGTGACGGCCGCCGCAGCCCGTTGACCGTTCAAGAGGGGGATCGGGTCATGTTTCACGCCTACGCGGGGAACGAGCTGAAAATTAACAACCAGGAGCTTCTCATCTGCCGCGAAGACGACATTCTGGCGATACTCGACTGATTCTCTCGTATTACATTCGGTCTTACCGCCTCTAGAAAAACGCTGCTGTTCCGCAGATAATGCCGAAAGTCGTTCCCTTCTTGTCTGTTGCTTGCCAGATTGCAACGGCCTACTTCTCTTTCTAGAGGATCCGGTTCATGGTTCGTCGTTTCATGGCAGCAATGGTCTGCGCAGTTGTCTCTGGCACAATGTTGGTTCCCGCCCACGTCTCGGGTGCCGACACCGCAAACAAAGCTTACGAGCCGATGGTCAACCGCGCCATCGAATTTCTCACCACCAAAGCCCAAGATGCCGACGGCGCTTACAACGCCAAAGCGGGCCCCGCGATTACGGCACTCGTGACTGCTGCCCTGCTGCGGCACGGTCGTTCGCCGGCCGATCCGCAAATCGCCAAGAGCCTGAAGTATCTCGAGAGCTTTGTCCGGGCCGATGGTGGCATTCATGCAGCCGAAACAAGTCACAAGAACTACGAAACCGCGATTTCGCTCGTCGCCTTCGGCCTGGCCAATAAAGATGGCAAATACGATACGATTCTGAAAGCTGGCGAGAAGTACATGAAGAGCCTGCAGTGGGGTGCGACCGATGGAAAGGCACCGAGCGATGTCGAGTACGGTGGCGCAGGCTACGGCAAGAACAAGCGGCCCGATCTCTCGAACACCAGCTTCTTCATCGATGCCCTCAAAGCAACCGGCAACGGCGAAAGCGACGAAGCGATGAAGCGGGCTTTGATCTTCGTCTCACGCTGCCAGAATCTGGAAACCCCGAACAACACCACCCCCTTCGCCGCCAAAAAGCCCGACGGCGGTTTCTATTACACTCCCGCTGCTGGCGGTTCCAGCCAGGCCGGCGTTGATGAAGAAACCGGCGCCCTGCGCAGTTATGCGTCGATGACTTACGCCGGACTCAAGAGCATGATTTATGCCGGCGTAGCGAAGGACGATCAGCGCGTAGTCGCGGCCCAGAAGTGGCTCGCCAAGAACTACGACCTGCAGAGCAATCCCGGCATGGGCACCTCGGGCTTGTACTACTACTACCATACGATGGCTAAGACACTCGATGCTCTGGGGCAGGACAAGTTCGTTGATGAGAAGGGCGTGGCTCACGACTGGCGTCAAGAAATCATCGAGACGCTGGCCGCCAAGCAGCAACCTGACGGGAGTTGGGTGAACGAAAACAACCGCTGGATGGAGGGCGATTCCGCCATCGTCACCGGTTATGCCCTGCTCGCCCTGTCGTATTGCAAGGCGAAGTAACGTGGCTGTTGCCCTTAACTCGAAGCGTGGGCTTTAGCCCACGCTTCTAATTTGCCAAGTGGTGTGGACGAAAGCCCACGCTATTTGGCCACGGCGAAGTTATCGGCCCATTGAGCCAGGTCGGCTTGCCCCTTGCGATTGCAGAAATCGCCGAAGGTTTCACCCGCCTGACGGTCGGTCTTGAAGTAGACGAACAGCGGAGTGAGCGTACTCACAACCTCTTCCGCGGGTACATAGTCTTTGTACAAGCTGTTCAAGCGATCGCCGAGCAAGCGGCCACCGACGAAGAGTGTGTACTGCCCACGTGCGCGACCAACCAAGCCAACGTCGCAGTTGTAAGGTCGAGCACAGCCGTTTGGGCAGCCCGTCATGCGCACGGTGAACTTCTCGGTCGATAGTCCCAGCCGCGCTAGCTCCACTTCGAGTTGATCGATCATGCCGGGCAGCGCTCGTTCGCTTTCAGTGATGCTCAACCCGCAGGTCGGCCAGGCAACGCAGGCCATGCTATAGCGCCGGACTTCGCTGATCTCTTCCGTCAGCTTGACACCGTACTTCTTCAGAATTGCTTCCAGCTGCGCCTTGTCTTTGGCTTCGATATCGGTGAAGAGCATGCTCTGATGCGCGGTCAGGCGAATGCCCGGCTTGAGCACCGTGCAAATCTCGCGGATCGCAGTCTTCAGTTGCATGTCAGCCGTGTCTTTGATTCGGCCATTTTCGATATTCAATCCATAGAACCACTTGCCGTCCCCTTGTTCGTCCCAGCCCATGTGGTCGTTGAAACCGTGGACATCGGTCGGATGTGGCTCCGGCAGCGGACCGCCGTAGTATTCTTCGACCTTGGCTTTGAACTTCTCGATGCCCCAATTGGCCACGACATATTTCAATCGTGCGATCTTGCGATCTTCGCGGTTGCCGAAGTCGCGCTGCACTTTGAAAACCGCTTCGACAATTTTGATCACATTGTGCGTGCCGGCAAAGCAGAGCCGCTTGGCCACTGCGGGGAAGGTCTTCTTGGCGGAAGGAGTTACACCCATGCCGCCACCGACGAGCACGTTGTAACCGATGATCTTGTCACCATCGGTGACCGCCATTAGTCCCAGGTCGTTGGCATACAGATCGACGCAGTTATCGAAGTCGAAGCCAATCGCCATCTTGAATTTGCGCGGCATGTAGTGCTTGCCGTAGATGGGTTCGACATCGAAGCCGTCACCGTTCGATTCGCTTTCGCCACCAACCAGTTGCTTATCGCCCGTTGAGGAATCGGTCAGCCACACTTCGTGATAAGCTTTGGTGCGCGGCGCGAAGTGCATGGCAATTTCGTGGGCCAGCGCTTGCGTCTCGCGATAGATCTTCTTCTTGTACGGCGCGGGGCAGCACATCACGTTGCGGTTCACGTCGCCGCAGGCGGCCAGCGTCGAGAGTTGGCACTCGTTGATGCGCTGAATCGTCCGCTTCAGGTTTTCCTTTAGCACCCCGTGCAACTGAAACGCCTGGCGCGACGTGATTCGCAGCGTCGTGTTACCCAGTTCGTCGCACAAGTTGAGTTCTTCCAGCACTTGATCGCTGGTGAGAATGCCGCCCGGAATGCGTGTCCGGACCATGAAGCTGTAGGCCTTCTTCTTCTTGCCGTCTTCCGAAACCTGGCCGCGCTCGTCCCGGTCATCCTGCTGATAGGTGCCGTGAAATTTGAGGAGCACTTCGCTGTCGTGGCCGAAATTCGGGTTTCCATCGACCATTTCATTCGCGAGAGGCCCAGCCAGAAAATTGCTGGCGTCTTTGATTCCCTCGACTTTGCTGAGCTTGGCTGGTTCGGTCATGATTTTCGTCCGCAGACGTTGTAGTGAGGCAAACGCTGAATCAGTAACTACTTAGGATCAGCGGCAAGAGGCCGATGAGCAATAAACATTACCATGTTGACTACCATTGTAATGTTTCGGTCGTGCCGGTCAAGCAAGTATAATCGTTGCTCGAATCTCTACCTATGCCAGTCAGGTGGTCTGAGGGAATTAGGCAAGCGGTGCGCCCTCTGTAACTCCGCCGTCGGTTGAGGAGTATTCTTAAGTAGATCGTGCGTTTGCCAAGCGGCACCTCATCAGGTGGCCGGATCGCTTTTTGGCAAAGACATTCGACAGTTGATTTCCTGCTAGAGTTTTTTGCTCGCTGGCTCCTATAATCAAGCGGTGACCAGCGAATCAGAGAGCGAAAGCGCGGTTAGTGCCGTCGTACTGCTGGTGCACGACTTCTTATCTGCAGAGGGTATTGGCCATGGAAGAGATCAAGCGTCAGGTTGGTCGGGCTCGCCGGCGGCTCATTGGCCAGCAGTTTCTGACCATCGCAGTCTGGTCTCTTTTCGCCACGCTCCTCATCGGCGCGATTGGCCTCGCGGTTCCCAAGTTGTGGGCTTTGCCACTCCAGCACGACATTTGGAATTACAGCTGGCTCGGTGGCAGTCTCGCCGTCGGTTTGTTGATTGCTTCGGTTTGGACCTACGTCGTGCGACGTTCGTCGATCGATGCGGCGATTGAACTCGACCGGCGTTATGGACTGAAGGAGCGCGTCTCCAGCACGCTGGCGCTCAACTCCGACGAGCTCTCGACCGAAGTCGGTCAGGCACTTGTGGCTGATGCCATTCGCAAGGTCGAGCGGATCGATGTGCGCGAACAATTCAAATTGCAGCCAACCTGGCGCTTCGCGCTGCCGCTGGTTCCCGCCGCCGTTATTGGCGGGCTCCTTTTCCTGCCGAATGCAGCGCTCGAAAACAAAGCGACAGCTTCCACGGGCACTACCCCTGAGATGAAGCTACAAATTAAGAAGGCCGCTGAGATCCTCAAAAGGAAGCTTGAAGCAAATGCCAAGAAGCCGGAGACCGATGTCTCGTTGAAAGACGCCGAGTTGCTGAAAGAGATCTCGAAGAAGGTCGGCGATATCGCCACCAAGGAAGGGATCGATAAGAAAGAAGCAACGATCAAGATCAACGATCTGGCGAAGGAAGTGGAGAAGCGCAAGCAGGAACTGGGTGGCGCGAAAGAGATGCAAAAACAGCTTGATAAGCTTGGCAAAATCGAAAAAGGCCCTGCCGATAAGTTAGCTGATGCGATGAAAGATGGCGACTTCAAAGAAGCGCAAAAGCAACTCGAACAGCTGAAGGAAAACTTGAAGAACGGCAAGCTGGAAGAGAAAGACAAAGAGCAACTCGCCAAACAGATGAATCAGCTGAAGGAAAAGATTCAGCAGATGGCTCAGGACCAAAAAGATAATCGCGAGAAGCTGCAGCAAGAGATTCAGAAGAAGATCGAAAAGGGTGACTTGGAAGGTGCCGCCAAGCTGCAAGAGAAGCTCGATAAGGCGGAAAAAGAAGGGAAGCAAATGGAGCAGATGCTCGACAAACTCGCCAACAAGTTGGGTCAGTGCGCCGAGTGCATGAAGAAGGATGGCAATGGCGACCCGAAAGAAGCCGGCCAGAAACTCGACGACCTCGCCAAGGCCATGAAGGAAGCGCAGGAACAACTCGACCAGATGGAAAACCTCGATGAGGTTCTGGATGAACTGGCCGACGCCAAAAACGCCATGAATGGCAAAGAGGGTGGCCAAAACGGCAAGGAAATGGATGGCGAAATGGACGGCAAGATGGGCCGCCAAGGTCGCAATGGCAACAAGAAGGGTCAGCCTGGTATGGGGCTTGGTTCGGGTCGCGGCAAGGGTGAGCGTCCCGAGGAAGAAGTCGATACCAAGTCCTACGACTCGCGCGTGGCTGGCAAAGCCCGCCCTGGTGAATCGGTCCGCACGGGAGATGCCGATGGCAAGAACATCGCCGGCAAGACCCTGCAAGAAGTGAAGGCTGAACTGCAATCGGCCGCTGCCCGCGATTCCGATGCGCTCAATGAGCAGAACCTGCCGCGCGAGCAGCGCGAACACGCCAAGCAGTACTTCGAGAAGTTCCGCAAGGGCGAGAAGTAGTCCCCCTACATAGCCTGGACGCGTCAGCAAGTGTGATTTGCAGAAGACCGTTGATTCGCACATCTCCCTCGCTGACGCGTCCGACTACGTAATTTCTAAAATTGATCTCTCCGGTCCCGCGCGTGCGAATTAATCAACTGCCGCTGGCGGAACATGCTGCGGGCGGCAGGGTTTAGATTGCTGGAACGAGTGATCTGCCTGCTTCGGGGAGTTGCCTTATGAGTTGCTATCGTGCCTGGATCGCCCTGGCCATCGTCAGTGGAACGACGTTCACCGGCTTCACTTACCCCGCAGCGTTTGCCAAAGAAGAGCCCGCTCAAGTCGCCGCCAAAGCTGACGAGATCCTGGCCAGCGAACTGAACTTGGGAAGTGCCAGTACGAAGCCGGCCCCAATGGCCGATGACGAAATTTTTCTCCGCCGCGTCACGCTCGACCTGCAAGGCCGGCTCCCTTCGGCAGCTGAGATCACCACCTTTGCGCTCGACCCAGCGACCGACAAACGCCAAACCATCGTCCGCAAACTGCTGGCCGATCGGCGTTACGGCGAAAATTGGTCGAAGTATTGGCGCGACGTGATCATGTATCGCGCGACCGAACAGCGGGCGCAAATCGTCGCCGGCGTACTGACCGATTACTTGCGAGAATCAATTAACGAGAACAAGCCTTGGAGCCAAGTCGCGACCGACTTCATCACGGCGGAGGGAGACGGCCTCACGAAAGGTGAGACGGCGCTCATCATCGCCCAGGAAGGGAAGCCCGAAGAAACAGTGGCCGAAATCTCGCGCATTTTCCTCGGCGTGCAGATTCAATGTGCCCAGTGCCACGATCATCCCACTGATCGCTGGAAGCGCGAACAGTTCCATGAACTGGCGGCGTTCTTTCCCCGCGTCTCGTCGCGGATCATTCTCACGCCCGACAATCGCACCATCAGCGTGGCGGTTACGGAGTTTGGAAATGAGCCCTTTGAACGGAATGGCAATCGGGTGCGCGGCTCGGCCGAGCATCGGATGAGTGACCTGCAAAAGCCTGACGCGCCGGGCCGCATGATGAAGCCGATCCTGTTTGCTACGGGCGACTCGGTCCCCGTCACCACGCGTGATAGTCAGCGCCGGGGCCAGTTGGCCGAATTTATTACCAAGCCCGAGAATCCTTACTTCGCCAAAGCACTCGTGAATCGTCTCTGGTCGGAACTGGTCGGCGAAGGTTTTTATGAACCGGTCGACGATATGGGACCGGACCGCGATTGCTTCGCGCCGAAGACGCTAGAGCACCTCTCGACCGCCTTCGCAGCCACTGGCTACGACGTGAAATGGCTGTTCGAAACGATCACTGCGACGCAAGCCTATCAGCGGGCCAGTCGTTCGCGGCGCAATCCCGAGCAAGTGGCTTTCGTGGCCAATGTGCCGCAGCGTTTGCGGGCCGATCAATTATTCGAGAACGTGCTCACTGCCCTCGGTACGCGCGAACCTGCGGCCATGGCAGGACCGGGATATGGCGGTGGGGTGCGATTCGGTCGTGGTCCACGGCAAGCCTTTGCAGCCGTGTTTGGTTACGACCCAAGCGAGCGCCGCGACGAAGTTGCGGGGACCATTCCGCAAGCGCTCGTGATGATGAACTCACCTTATTTCAATGGCCTGCTCGATGGTCGTAGCGGGCGCACCGCGCTCGGCAAGATGCTGAGCGAGATCCAAGACGACCGCGCCTTGATCGGCGAGTTGTACCTGCGCACGCTGGCCCGCGAACCGAGTCTACAGGAAGTGAACACTTGCCTCGCGCATGTGGCGGATGTGAAAAATCGCACTGAAGCTTTTGAAGACATTCACTGGTCGCTGCTGAATTCGACCGAGTTTTTGTATCGGCGGTAATTGGCATTCTAAGGCGAAACACGTAGCGAGCTAGAACGCGGCGGGCTAAGTAAGGTATCAACCATGAACACCCAACTTCATCTGCAAACCAGCCTTAAATTCTCCAGCCGCGGGCAACTGCAGCGGCGCGATTTTTTGAACGCAATCGCGGGCACTTCTGCAGCAGCTGCCGGCCTCACCTGGGCCGATCAAATGACCGCGAGCGCGGCCGACCTGCGCAAGCAGGGGAAGGCTTGCATCCTGCTGTGGATGCAAGGTGGCCCGAGCCAGTTTGAGACCTTCTCTCCCAAACCAAAGCATGCAAATGGCGGCGAAACAAAGGCCATCAGCACGTCGGTTCCCGGCATCGAGATTGCCGCGGGCTTGCCCAAGACTTCGCAGGTAATGAACGACCTGTGCGTGATTCGTTCAATGAACAGCCGCGAGGGTGCCCACCCACGTGCGACCTACTTGATGCACACCGGCTACTTGCCGACGGCGAGTGTAAAGTATCCG
Above is a window of Anatilimnocola aggregata DNA encoding:
- the argH gene encoding argininosuccinate lyase; this translates as MATPSRSGVFTQATDRRVERFTESISFDRRLYAHDIQGSTAHAQMLAEVGVLTPHERDQICATLQQIGKEIEHDVFPFSIALEDIHMHIEQALIERLGDVGRKLHTGRSRNDQVATDLRLWVRDALDRIKDGLENLQRAFFDRCEGDFEVILPGYTHMQRAQPVLAPHYWLAYCEKLARDIDRVKDCRKRTNVCSLGAAALAGTTLPIDRHDVMQRLKFDSVAGNSLDVSSDRDFVVESAFVLSLIAAHLSTWAEEWILWSTAEFNFLKLPHEFCTGSSIMPQKINPDVLELTRGKSARVIGHLQTLLVLIKGLPLAYNRDLQEDKPPLFDSFETVELCLELAAPLVAGAKLNREGIAAKLDRGYLDATTLMEYLIQKGIAQRTAHHLVGSLVNQAMQQGVSLAELPLETLQAAHPDLDESVREILGVDKAVAAFRSYGSTAPSEVRRQIEIWRSRLYQTDPAVLKSDEGAITLEK
- a CDS encoding coiled-coil domain-containing protein, whose amino-acid sequence is MTKTRAGKTKDAATTASETLSSRDQSVSPHRIDAAHEGTGSAATTTPEMMAALADSALTAAAENDEIFHATAVPRDPLQDLALREEQLQLQAAQLAGHLKARLTEVDRRESQLNARIAQLEADLRSARLWQREREYEFQQREGELCRQVEDLQQRSSEVAIGEQQVQTLDERAEQIITREQELKALDLQLRQRRQELDRQAAAFSHAQSLWQLQQKHEEAAARQQRERAEEVWTRAVAEERQELDFEIAGRRRKLETGEQVLREQQQRLDQERVDFERMRVQGTNQLQRERAAWDERLQAIDLEFVSRKRELESREAIVERQRVAMEQMRTEIGLVHRQSLEMRLIAEQLWAQITGRLSSAEITRSIASLRLQLSQQYEQEQKALTKQKDELVQLAERLQGQHQLLTAERQEVRNWGSARQAGIEQQARQLVEREQQLESEQQELRASRQNLHDERRRYEQEIRDLATQLREATTSPAAA
- a CDS encoding co-chaperone GroES, whose product is MKLVPLGDKVIIRRLPAEERTAGGIVLPDSAREKPQQGRVLSVGDGALLSDGRRSPLTVQEGDRVMFHAYAGNELKINNQELLICREDDILAILD
- a CDS encoding prenyltransferase/squalene oxidase repeat-containing protein yields the protein MVRRFMAAMVCAVVSGTMLVPAHVSGADTANKAYEPMVNRAIEFLTTKAQDADGAYNAKAGPAITALVTAALLRHGRSPADPQIAKSLKYLESFVRADGGIHAAETSHKNYETAISLVAFGLANKDGKYDTILKAGEKYMKSLQWGATDGKAPSDVEYGGAGYGKNKRPDLSNTSFFIDALKATGNGESDEAMKRALIFVSRCQNLETPNNTTPFAAKKPDGGFYYTPAAGGSSQAGVDEETGALRSYASMTYAGLKSMIYAGVAKDDQRVVAAQKWLAKNYDLQSNPGMGTSGLYYYYHTMAKTLDALGQDKFVDEKGVAHDWRQEIIETLAAKQQPDGSWVNENNRWMEGDSAIVTGYALLALSYCKAK
- a CDS encoding NADPH-dependent assimilatory sulfite reductase hemoprotein subunit, with the translated sequence MTEPAKLSKVEGIKDASNFLAGPLANEMVDGNPNFGHDSEVLLKFHGTYQQDDRDERGQVSEDGKKKKAYSFMVRTRIPGGILTSDQVLEELNLCDELGNTTLRITSRQAFQLHGVLKENLKRTIQRINECQLSTLAACGDVNRNVMCCPAPYKKKIYRETQALAHEIAMHFAPRTKAYHEVWLTDSSTGDKQLVGGESESNGDGFDVEPIYGKHYMPRKFKMAIGFDFDNCVDLYANDLGLMAVTDGDKIIGYNVLVGGGMGVTPSAKKTFPAVAKRLCFAGTHNVIKIVEAVFKVQRDFGNREDRKIARLKYVVANWGIEKFKAKVEEYYGGPLPEPHPTDVHGFNDHMGWDEQGDGKWFYGLNIENGRIKDTADMQLKTAIREICTVLKPGIRLTAHQSMLFTDIEAKDKAQLEAILKKYGVKLTEEISEVRRYSMACVAWPTCGLSITESERALPGMIDQLEVELARLGLSTEKFTVRMTGCPNGCARPYNCDVGLVGRARGQYTLFVGGRLLGDRLNSLYKDYVPAEEVVSTLTPLFVYFKTDRQAGETFGDFCNRKGQADLAQWADNFAVAK
- a CDS encoding DUF4175 domain-containing protein — protein: MEEIKRQVGRARRRLIGQQFLTIAVWSLFATLLIGAIGLAVPKLWALPLQHDIWNYSWLGGSLAVGLLIASVWTYVVRRSSIDAAIELDRRYGLKERVSSTLALNSDELSTEVGQALVADAIRKVERIDVREQFKLQPTWRFALPLVPAAVIGGLLFLPNAALENKATASTGTTPEMKLQIKKAAEILKRKLEANAKKPETDVSLKDAELLKEISKKVGDIATKEGIDKKEATIKINDLAKEVEKRKQELGGAKEMQKQLDKLGKIEKGPADKLADAMKDGDFKEAQKQLEQLKENLKNGKLEEKDKEQLAKQMNQLKEKIQQMAQDQKDNREKLQQEIQKKIEKGDLEGAAKLQEKLDKAEKEGKQMEQMLDKLANKLGQCAECMKKDGNGDPKEAGQKLDDLAKAMKEAQEQLDQMENLDEVLDELADAKNAMNGKEGGQNGKEMDGEMDGKMGRQGRNGNKKGQPGMGLGSGRGKGERPEEEVDTKSYDSRVAGKARPGESVRTGDADGKNIAGKTLQEVKAELQSAAARDSDALNEQNLPREQREHAKQYFEKFRKGEK
- a CDS encoding DUF1549 domain-containing protein translates to MSCYRAWIALAIVSGTTFTGFTYPAAFAKEEPAQVAAKADEILASELNLGSASTKPAPMADDEIFLRRVTLDLQGRLPSAAEITTFALDPATDKRQTIVRKLLADRRYGENWSKYWRDVIMYRATEQRAQIVAGVLTDYLRESINENKPWSQVATDFITAEGDGLTKGETALIIAQEGKPEETVAEISRIFLGVQIQCAQCHDHPTDRWKREQFHELAAFFPRVSSRIILTPDNRTISVAVTEFGNEPFERNGNRVRGSAEHRMSDLQKPDAPGRMMKPILFATGDSVPVTTRDSQRRGQLAEFITKPENPYFAKALVNRLWSELVGEGFYEPVDDMGPDRDCFAPKTLEHLSTAFAATGYDVKWLFETITATQAYQRASRSRRNPEQVAFVANVPQRLRADQLFENVLTALGTREPAAMAGPGYGGGVRFGRGPRQAFAAVFGYDPSERRDEVAGTIPQALVMMNSPYFNGLLDGRSGRTALGKMLSEIQDDRALIGELYLRTLAREPSLQEVNTCLAHVADVKNRTEAFEDIHWSLLNSTEFLYRR